CGCTCCGTAATCTTCGATTTTCCAGAAACGTTCTATCTGATCAACAGGCTGAATGCCAACTGATAAAAAGTTAACTGCTGCCTTCCCTCTTTCTCTGTTGGTTAGAGGCCCTGCAAGGCTCCAGCCAAGTGGGCATCGGTAACCATAGGGGCCATTGTTGTCTGGAGGTACCCTGACCTCATTTTGCAAGTGCGCAGCAGGGACATTGTTCCCTACAATTATTGACACCCGATAGAGGTCAACTTCTGGGAAGTTCAGATCTTGCAAGTGTGGATACTCGCTGACATCCACTGTCTCTGGTAAAACTTGCTCCGTTTGATTAAGGTCTGAGAGCACATATGCTTCATCGACTTCTATGTCACTGCCGCACCCTTCTGCAGGACCGAGGGTGAACGATACTCGCTGAGTCTCCACTGATTCTTCACTGCCTCTGATTGTTTTGATACCAATTTGCTCTGAAGTCCCTTTCAGATTAAGCAGATCGGAAAGCTCGCGATCAATGAGGGTGTCGGTGCACCCATTGTCAAGGAATGCATACGTGGAAAGGGAGTTGCCATCCTCCACTGTAACCGTAACTGGCACTACATTCAACAGGACTTGAGCTCTCGCAGTACTAACTTTGGTTAAGCTTATTGCTGCTTGATGGTTTTTGCTGACTTGGGGTCGTACGCCTTGTTCTGCTCCTTGTTGGGGAACCATGGTAGGAGCAGGGGGATTTTCTTGGTTGACATTGCCATTTGAGTCAGTGTTCCTCTTCGGCCTGAAGCGATGTCCCGTGTTGTTCTCCTTGTGCAACAGTGACAAGTGATACCCGGGGCACTTGGAGCAGCCTGGAGGTTCAGGACAGGACGAGCCGCTGTGATTGGGCTTATGGCGGCCACAGTTGAAACAGAACCCATATGATGCTGCATATTGTCGCCTTACTGCTACACGGTCACACTGTTTGATGACTGGGCACTGCTGCAATCGATGAGGGGAAGATTTACAAATAGAGCAGGCAGCTGAACTTCCTTCTCTGGTTGGCTTATCTATTTGGGTGGAGGAGATAGTGAAATCCTTTAGACTTGGCGGTGGTGGGACCTTCCTATTTTTTGAACTGTTCCtgctttccttgttttcttcatttgtttctcGTCTTGGTCGCTGCAATCCAAACACTGGATCATTTCTGATTGAGGCTTGCTTCTTAAgtgtcattgtctgagaaagtgttccagaggccaaaagttgtggtcaaccgATTTGGCTGAAACTTGGCACAGAAGTTGGGTataatgagatatttcaaaagcCATTTTGGCTCCCCTCTCTGAGTTTTAGTTTTGGAGTTACAGGGGGGGTCTCATTTTTTGCCCTTTGAGCACCAAAAATCCAGCCTTCCAGGGagcattttgaaagtgtgataagACCCCACTGGTAAATTGTGCTGCCAAATGAATTTGACCGTGAACTCTACTATAATAGAGCCTTTAGTTCATGCATGTAACTTTGTCCTCAAGGTATTTCACAGAGAGGAGCCTGGGGCTAGAGTTTGGCcaaaattgatgttaaaattacaacccaaaatagccatttttcaaaatttcactttATTCACCTGCCTTCTTGCATAACTTCCAAACCTATACCACTGTTTACTTTAGTCACCCAGTTATCAAAATcagttgagaaaaatttggcttgttatggtttattgaatttttggaacaaacaCTTCATGCCCCTCTAAGGCGATGCAAAATGGAATTTTGAGCCTAATTCAGGccataaacaaaccaaattgtTGACAAGAAGCCCTTATTCTGTATTTGGTAAGTGAAAATGAATTGTCAAAGCCAAATCAGTTTCGTTGTTTAGAAATAACACCGATTCTTACCTTAAAATTGATCTAAAACGGGCCTCTGATTAGCGCAACAAACACATAATTTAGCAAATCAAAGgtgattttattctttgaaaacCTAGTAACCACCATAGAACACAAATGATGATGTTCTGATGTACATATAACAATCTTTTTACAAGAtgcttaaatttttctttgatttatagTCAGTTTCACGTCATATTTCCAAGCATTACTCCAAGCATGGAAAGTCTCCATATTTTGTCAGGGCCCATTTTTTATATTTCTACCAGATAAATTTAGCTTATCAAAAGGTTCGTTAACATGTACTcttcgtctgaccttgtaatagcctgaatagttgttttaaataacCATCAGTAAAGGAGCATGACCATACATACGTAGATTACACAGACATATACGAGCTTCAGTGAGCAGTATCGAGGTGAACTGTGATTTTTCGAGTCCTTTAgagctgaaaaaatgaaaccatccATCCACGGTTAGGAGAGCTGGATAACAAAAagcttgttttgcttttataaagaAAATAGCCCAAAAAAACCTTGCATTGAGATGATGCACTTGTTACTACATCAAGCTAGCTGGTCCGCCATTCTGGACTTGAAGAGTGTGGGGACTGGACCGAGTTCCCGTCCAATCCTTCTCCCATTTCGCGggaattttttctgtttttcatcaGGTGTGTTCGAAATTCTAGAAAGTGATCTGTTTCAGGATAATTTTCGATGGCACTTTATTCCTTTGAAGGGGTAAATGACCAGTGCAGTGTCACGTCATGGGCTGTGCAAAAAACAGGAATGCTTCCTTTGTTGTCTTGCGATAGTGACATGACTGCATGATTAAAGCACAAGTAGAAGAGTTCAGGTGTGTCCggggaagaagaggaagaactgGTGATGCCAAAGCTACAGGTgcttcaaaatatcagttaggGATCATATACGCCCAGAAATGATTTTTATCGCAGTTTACGAGATTCTTTTGCTTGAAGAAAGACAACGATATATGTAACTGCCAAAAGCACCAAAACTATCTAGTCACGACTTTCCAACACCACGTAATCCATGACGAactaatatatttatttacagaGGTAGTACAAACAACGCgggttgaaactgaaaaataatacGTTACAGAAAATACAATTAGTTACGTGAAGCAACAGGAAAACGATAAAAGACGATATAATGAACTAATCGAAAACGAtgatacttacattgttacGACCATAAACTTATACCAAGGATGACTTAAACTTCTTGAAGCGAACTCGGACTGCCTAAGAGCTAACTGCGCGTAGCGCGACTTCGATTACCGAGAAAAGAAGAACCAAAATGGCACAAAGCATAGGTTTATATACGAAGAAACTAAATTATGCAAAACGAGAAAACTGAAGGTGTAAATGgcaagcaaaagaaacgaaCGTGCGAAAACTGTAAACAAAAAGGGAAACAAGACACGCTAACGAGCAGGCTACGAAAAAGCTAATGAGGCGGAGAAACAAACTAATTTGACACAAACAGAACAGCAATAAAGAAAACACGCTAAGATCTTACATCTTCCGGCCCCAAAGTGTGAAGTGCCAACGAAGCACTTATACTAATGCTAACGCTTTAAGATCTGAGCGAAAAAATAGATAGACGAATATGGGCAACTAAATTGCAATAGGAATTCTGAAACTGACTACAAGTTAATAATCTAGCGCAAAGTCTCTGAAACTCATTCGGTAGTCATTCAAACTATTTTCCTTCTACTAACAAAACGAGTTTGTCCACAGGACGCTCCAGAATAGCAGATTTCACGTTGACCTTTACTCTGCGGACGAATCCTTTCTTGTCTGGAAAAACTTGCTCAATCCTACCCAGGGGCCAGGAATTTCTTGAAGTGTTCTCTGCAGCGACTAATGCAACATCTCCAACTGCGAGATTACGGCGGAGATACAGCCATTTTTGGCGACTTTGAAGCAACGGAAGGTATTCACGAGACCACCTTTTCCAAAAGATATCTGAAAGATATTGGATTTGCCGCCATCTACGCCGAGAAAGTAGGTCTTCCTTCTGGAAAACACCTGGTGGCATCATAGTATCTGACTTCAGCAACAGAAGATGATTTGGTGTTAAAGGCTCTAAATCTCTTGAGTCTTCGGACACCACGGTGATAGGGCGGCTGTTCAAGATGCTCTCTACCTCACACATGAGAGTGGTAAGGCCCTCGTCATCTGTGGTTTGTTCTAGGAGAAGTGCGTGCAGAATTCTTCGAACCGAGCGGATGCACCGTTCCCAAAACCCTCCATGATGCGATCCATAAGGTCCATTTGATGTTTCTTTGTAGCATCTCTTCATGAATCTTATCATGATTCCATGCTTGAATGGATTCACGCAGCTCACGTTCTCCGCTCATGAAGTTAGTTCCGTTGTCAGAACGTAAGTCTTGAACTTGGCCCCCTCCTGGCAATGAAACGTCTGAGTGCGAGGGGAAACGAGTCTGTGTCAAGACTATGGGCTATCTCAATATGTACTGCACGGATGGTCATGCATATAAAGATAACTCCATATCTTTTGACAAGACTCCTGGCACGGCGCACGTGAAACGGACCGAAACAGTCAACTCCAACGATTGTAAATGGGGGTCTGTCTGGAACCAAACGGTCTTCTGGCAAGTCGGCCATTTTCTGTTCACAAAATGGTGCTTCTCGTTTGCGACACCTGTAGCATTTTGTTGGGATTTTTCTAACTGCAGAATTTGTCTTGATAACCCAATACCTCTGTCGTAATAGACTCAACACATGTTGTCTTCCCGAATGGCCGGAGAGGATGTGGTAATGATTGATAACAAGATTTGAGACGTGGTCATTCTTTGGTAAAATGATCTGGTGCTTTGCATCAAGTGATATACGTGCCCAAGACAATCTTCCACCGACACACAACAAACCATTCCGCAGGACAGGGTCCAGTTTAAATAAGGGACTACTTCGCCTAACATGTTTCGAGCCACTTGGACCAGTGAGCTGATGGATTTCTGCTGGAAAGGCTGTCTGTTGCACGTTCTGCAGGATTGCCTACTCAGCCCTTTCCATCTCTTCAACAGAAATCAATGATGGTTTTTCGACAGGGTTCTTCAACTGATCACTTTGCACCCGGGATTTGCTTGCCATAAGAAGATTGCTTTGATAACGCAGGATCCAAGCGACTGCCTTTTTTTTAACGGTACCAGCTGGAAATCCTCTGGCAAAAATCTGACAAGGTCGTTATCGGAGGATTAGATGATGTCGCTTAACTTCCGGGTCACCACTTGGGATTGTTATTGAGGAATCGGTTAATTTAGGCCATTGAAGCTCAAACTTCCACAGGAACTCCGGCCCCAATAACCATTCTGTGCAGTTGAGGAATGCGTCAGCTGAAAGTCCTCTGGAGGTATGATCACCTGGATTCATAGCACCCTCTACGTGATACCACTGGTCCGGAGTAGAACCATCTCGAATTGTTGTTATGCGATTTGCATCGAAAGTATGGAAACGTTTGCTCTCATTTTTCACGTAACGCAGTACGGACATACTATCGGTCCAGAAAACGGAAGGGTCGCTGAATGACATCTCAATCTCTCTCTTGAGCATCTTATCATGGCGGACAGATAAAGTGGCGGCGGAGAGCTCCAAACGAGGAATAGAAACGGATTTCAGAGGTGCAAGCCGAGACTTTGCAAAAAGGAACGAACAGTGCACTCTTCCTTCTTCATTTACCAAACGCAAGTATGAAACTGAACCATAAGCTGCTTCTGAAGCATCTGAAAAGTGATGCAACTGACTGGAGACTACAAGGCCGAAGGCTTCGGGTAGTACAGAACGGCAAATCTCATCGTCCCATCCAAGCTTAATACGGTAAAGATCTTGTAGGATCTGTTTGGCATTCAGGATGAAAGGCACAACGAAGCCCAAGGGGTCGAAAACGCTACCAACTACGGACAAGATACCCCTGCGAGTGAATGGCCGGGGTCTAAGGCATATGTTGAAGGTAAAGGTATCTGATTCCACGCACCACTGCAAGCCGAGCGCTCGTTGGGAAGGCAACTCGTTCTTGTAGAAGTCAAGCTTCTTTAACTCTGCCCAACGCTCGTGGGCTGGGATGGCTTCTATGACTTTTCTGCTGTTGCTTATCCATTTGGTGAGCTTGAAACCACCTCTAGAGAGCAAGGCCTGTAAATCGTGGACATGCGTAATGGCAGCGGCTTCTGAAGACAGAGACTTCAGGCAATCATCCACATAGAAGTTTCTTTTCACCGTGTTAATAACGTCTTCAGGAAAACATTGCTTGTTGTCAGTTGCAGTTCTTCGCAGGGCGAAGTTTGCGGAAGCCGGAGATGAGATCGCACCAAATAAATGAACAAGCATCTGATACTCCTGCACTTCTCCCGCCAAGTTGCCATCATCCCACcacaaaaatttcaaaaacgaaCTGTCCTGCTCCGGAACTCGAACTTGGTTTCTCCACGAAACCTGGTCAGCACTCCAATAAGAGAATTGGTCAAGTCGGGACCCTTGTGCAACATACTGTTGAGTGATATCCCATTGAATTTTGCGGAGCAATCGAATACTACCCTGATTTTGCCAGGTTTATGCGGATGGTATACTCCATGGTGGGGTATATACCAGGCGCTGCCCTCCAAGGGATTCAACTGATCAGGAGGTACTTTACGTGCGTAGCCCTTATTCAACAATTCTTTCATGAAGACTTGGTAATCGTCACACAACTTGGGATCCCTTTC
This is a stretch of genomic DNA from Montipora foliosa isolate CH-2021 unplaced genomic scaffold, ASM3666993v2 scaffold_400, whole genome shotgun sequence. It encodes these proteins:
- the LOC137987980 gene encoding uncharacterized protein, which encodes MIRFMKRCYKETSNGPYGSHHGGFWERCIRSVRRILHALLLEQTTDDEGLTTLMCEVESILNSRPITVVSEDSRDLEPLTPNHLLLLKSDTMMPPGVFQKEDLLSRRRWRQIQYLSDIFWKRWSREYLPLLQSRQKWLYLRRNLAVGDVALVAAENTSRNSWPLGRIEQVFPDKKGFVRRVKVNVKSAILERPVDKLVLLVEGK
- the LOC137987982 gene encoding uncharacterized protein, with amino-acid sequence MLVHLFGAISSPASANFALRRTATDNKQCFPEDVINTVKRNFYVDDCLKSLSSEAAAITHVHDLQALLSRGGFKLTKWISNSRKVIEAIPAHERWAELKKLDFYKNELPSQRALGLQWCVESDTFTFNICLRPRPFTRRGILSVVGSVFDPLGFVVPFILNAKQILQDLYRIKLGWDDEICRSVLPEAFGLVVSSQLHHFSDASEAAYGSVSYLRLVNEEGRVHCSFLFAKSRLAPLKSVSIPRLELSAATLSVRHDKMLKREIEMSFSDPSVFWTDSMSVLRYVKNESKRFHTFDANRITTIRDGSTPDQWYHVEGAMNPGDHTSRGLSADAFLNCTEWLLGPEFLWKFELQWPKLTDSSITIPSGDPEVKRHHLILR